The genomic stretch CAGTAGTCCGGGCCGAAGCGATCCCGGTTTCTGTAAAGGCGGTCAAGGCTGCCTCACGCGGAGGCGCGGCCGGCTGAAGGCCGCTTCGCAGAGAAAGGCTGACATCAGGAGAAACCACCCCGTTATTCCGGACGAGGCGACCTGTCACGGCATAGCTCCGAAGGAGCGACGACGGAAGCCTCGATCCGGAATCCAGGAAGGCGCGGTTCCTGCCTCTTGCGTTCCCCCTTTCCCTTCCCTAAAATGTAGGCCTGTTGAAACTGTAAACCGTAAACTGTGAACCGGAAACTTCAAGCTCCGAAGGAGATTGATCATGTGCAACGAATCAGCATTTGTCCTCTTTCACAAGGATGGCCACCAGCACCTGGACGACATCGACCTTATCGAGGTGGAGGAAGGGCAGCTCCGCATCAAGGACATGAAGGGCAA from bacterium encodes the following:
- a CDS encoding CooT family nickel-binding protein — translated: MCNESAFVLFHKDGHQHLDDIDLIEVEEGQLRIKDMKGNETVIPGRIRTIDLVNRRIETAE